GCCTGCTCAACTAACATATAACTGAAATTCAAATTAATATTGCTGTTATAGAATGGCAGATCTTTGTGTTTCTCAAACCATTCAGCTTCTTCGGGAGTTAGTACCACCCGTTTGACAATCTGCTCATTGCTGTTTAGTTTGTGCCAGCCTTTTCTGTTCATTTTCTTTTGAGTCACTTTATACAACGTTCCTTCAGCATTACTTAAGGCACTTACTTCATCTTTGTTGATCCAAAAATCTTTTTCTTCTGTCATTTTGTTACTCCCCCTAAAACTTATCTTTTCCACCTTTAGCCACCGTTTCGATCGTGACCTTGCAAATCTCATGTGGGATTTTACGTGGTCCCTTGTTATTCATGTATTCTTTCGCTTTTTCCTTGCTCTTGAACTTAGCAGCTTCACAGCAGTTGTACGTGTAACCATATCCTGTAATATGTCCATATTTTAAATAGCCATAAGCTTGAGTTTTAGGATAACCGGGATAATACAGCTTGATCACGTAATACTTACTCATGATGATCACCTCACTTTAAAAAATTCTGCTGGATCGTAATCAAGATTTTGCATGATGTCGTAAAACTGTACCTTACCTTTTGTCGTAACTCTACGAGTATTGACGTTCTTGCTTAGTCCAAAGATCCGCATCTTAAAATCATTCTTGCGTGGCACAACTACTTCAACAGCTTTTTTAAACCGTCGTTGAAATAAGTTAAATCTCAACTTAGCAGCTGGATCAGCACCGTATCGTCCATCTAAGCTAGATTTAACGTCGTAAACATGCAAGATACGTCCATTACGATCATAGATCACAAAATCTGGTTTATATGTGATCGCCGTCATAGCTCCAGCTTCTTCAAGCACAAATCGGGGATGCACGTCAAACTCGTAGCCACTATGTTTGACAAAACGCTGATAGAAGTCAGCCTCTTTTTGTGAATCAAACACGATCCCATCGAGTTCGACCTTACGACCAAAATGCGTGCCTGGTTTATTCTTCATTAGCTTTGCTCCATGCCTTAGCCATCGCAGCATACTCAACCCGTGCTTCGTTTAGCTTATTGATCAATTCTGTTGTGCTTTCAAACTTCAAAGCCGTTGCGATCTCATCAAAACTATATCCCTCAGATAACATTGCTAGCGTTTTACGTGGTTCGAAATCACCTTTGATTTCGTAATTCTCGATCAGCAGGAATTTATCAACAATATCTGCTGTGATCTCTTCATCTTGTTCGATTGTTTGTTCTCCACCTACTTCAAGCGATAATTGTTCATTTTTTACTGACGTCCACACGCCATTACCGTCTTTTTCGAAAAATTCAACTGGCTCAAGTGTTTCAGCATCTACGGTACGTTTGTAATGCGTGATCGCTGATTCGATTGTGATCTTTGCTCGACCATCTTCTTTTAGCTTGGATAAGTTATCTAGCTGATTGTTTAGCCCCCAACCCTCTAACTTGACTGTAATTGATACATTGCCCTTGGAATCTACCTTGAAATTGTCGATGTCTGCATAAAAGTTTAAACTCATGTTCTTTTCCTCCTATTGTTAAAAATGTCGTTTTTTTTGACAATACAGCTTAAAATTCAAATTCTATCGTTAAAAAAATTGCTTTTTTTGATTTTATCTATTGTCAAACCCTGCCCAAATCAGCAAGATCAATATCACTAATAATCCGATAAGGCTCAACCCACCGAATATCACTTTAAAAATAAACACATTGCTTTTAACCCCCTTAGAATGCTCATACACGTTCGTTTATTCCCACCCTTACAAATTCTTGTCCTACCCACTAAACTTTGTGTATGGTGTTCTAGCATTACTTTAATCAGCTTTTAGGCTGCTTCCATTCGTCTGGTTTATCAGATCCTGTACTTTTGACCCACTCTTTATAGGTTTGACCATGCGTATATGGTTGTCCTAAGACAGTTCCATTCTTCTTGGCATCCCATTGAATGACTCGACGTTGTCCTTTATTCATGTTTTTTTACCTTTCCAGCTTCTAAAGCTAATTCATACATTCGTTGTGTTGTCTCTTCCTCTAAATTATCAAGCGCTCGTTTATGCTCTAAAGTGATCAACTTCTGAACATGAGCCATCTCACTAAATGCTCGTTCGTACGTCCATTTTTTTGTGTGATACATCTCCAAAGCCTGCAGTTGGCGTTCTTCTAGTTGTCTAATACGACTATCACGCTCATCTTGTGTCATCATTTCCATCGCCTTGCACTCTCCTCTCTTCAAGTTCATGTGCATCCCACTCACGCTTAAATCGTTGATAGATGCTTTCCCACGACTCATCATTCATATATCCCTCACGTAAGGCCTTTGTGATCTTCTCTTTTCTCTTATTCCACCGCTGTTGTCTCCCTGCATCTGTTTGGCTTTTTTCTTCTATGCCTTGTAGATAGCCGACCGATACGCCAAAGTAATCTGCTAGCTTTTGCCAAGCCTCTATTTTGGGCTTTCTATCTCCCTTTTCATATTGACTGATAGTACTAACTGCTAAACCAGTATTGTTAGCTAGATTTGCTAAGGTAAGACCTCTTTCTGCCCGCAGTTCTCTAATTCTGTTTTCCAACTTGCGCACGCTCCTCATCAACTGAATAAATCAACATAGCATTAACCCCAACACCATCAGCCACTTGTGGTTGATAATCTGAAAATTCAATCCAATTTCCAAACTTAATGTCTTTGATTTCAACCTGATTATCTCGAAGCCAACTGTTAATACTTGTTTCAAGATCTAACTCAGAATATTCTGAAAACAGCTTCACTTGTGTTAATTTCATGCTTTCTTCTCTCCCTTCAACATTGCTTTTTCCTGTTTCTTCTTGCGACGGCGTCGCTTATCTCTCTTACGACTTCTTTTCTTCCCTGTCATAGTTTCACCCTCACTTTCCTGTGATCATCTTCGTCTCAGCGACAAACATGTCATACTTGGCTAATTCGTCATCAATCAT
This window of the Ligilactobacillus faecis genome carries:
- a CDS encoding DUF1064 domain-containing protein, yielding MKNKPGTHFGRKVELDGIVFDSQKEADFYQRFVKHSGYEFDVHPRFVLEEAGAMTAITYKPDFVIYDRNGRILHVYDVKSSLDGRYGADPAAKLRFNLFQRRFKKAVEVVVPRKNDFKMRIFGLSKNVNTRRVTTKGKVQFYDIMQNLDYDPAEFFKVR
- a CDS encoding DNA primase, which produces MSLNFYADIDNFKVDSKGNVSITVKLEGWGLNNQLDNLSKLKEDGRAKITIESAITHYKRTVDAETLEPVEFFEKDGNGVWTSVKNEQLSLEVGGEQTIEQDEEITADIVDKFLLIENYEIKGDFEPRKTLAMLSEGYSFDEIATALKFESTTELINKLNEARVEYAAMAKAWSKANEE
- a CDS encoding helix-turn-helix domain-containing protein; translation: MENRIRELRAERGLTLANLANNTGLAVSTISQYEKGDRKPKIEAWQKLADYFGVSVGYLQGIEEKSQTDAGRQQRWNKRKEKITKALREGYMNDESWESIYQRFKREWDAHELEERRVQGDGNDDTR